The genomic interval TTCCGACCTTCCAGAACCCCACCGGGCGCACGCTGCCGGCCGAGCGCAGACGGCAGATTGCCCAGCTGGCAGAGAAGTATGGCGTCATCATTTTGGAGGACGACCCCTATGCTGCCCTGCGCTACGCAGGGGAGGCGCAGCCCTCCATCAAATCCTTCGACCGGGCAAACCGGGTGGTCAAGCTCATGAGCTTTTCCAAGACCATCTCGCCTGGCCTGCGGGTGGGCGCGGCGTATGCGCCGGCGGAGATTATCGCCAAGTTCAACCTGGGCAAACAGGGGCAGGATGTGCATACATCTAACCTGACGCAGGGGCTGGTTTGCGAATATATCAAAGAAGGCGCCTATTTCGATGGCATCGCGGCAAACTGCGCCTATTATGCGGGCAAGCTGGATGCGATGTATGCGGCGGCGCAGAAGTATTTCCCCAAGGGAACCAAGCTGGTGAGGCCGGAGGGCGGCATGTTCCTCTGGGCCGAGCTGCCTGAAGGCATCGACGCGACGGCGCTCTTTGAGGAGGCCGTCCGGCGCAAAGTCGCCTATGTGCCCGGAACGCATTTTTATGCGTATGGCGGGCATGATAATACACTAAGGCTCAACTATACCATGGCCGATGAGGCCCAAATAGAAAAAGGAATGCAGCTTCTAGGAGAGCTGTTTACAGATGGAGGAAACGAAAGAAGATGAAAAACGCATTTGAAGTGCTTCAAGAAAGAGGCTTTGTCAAGCAGGTAACGCACGAGGGGCTGGAAGAGCTTCTGGCCAAAGAGAAGGTTACCTTCTATATCGGCTTCGACCCGACGGCGGACAGCCTGCATGTGGGGCACTTTGTGGCGCTGATGGCAATGGCGCATATGCAGAGAGCGGGGCACCGGCCCATCGTGCTGCTGGGCGGCGGCACGGGCATGATCGGCGATCCCTCGGGCAAAAGCGATATGCGCAAGATGATGACCACCGAGACCATCGATCACAACGTCGCCCAGTTCCGCAAGCAGATTGGCCGGTTCCTGGATTTCGGCGAGGGCAAGGCCATCATGGTGGATAACGCCGAGTGGCTGCGGGATCTCAACTATATCGAGTTCCTGCGGGAAGTGGGCGCGCACTTCTCGGTCAACCGCATGCTCACGGCGGAATGCTATAAGCGGCGGCTGGAGAAGGGCTTAACCTTCCTGGAATTCAACTATATGCTCATGCAGTCCTACGACTTCTTGGAGCTCAACCGCCGCTATGGCTGCAAGCTGGAGATGGGCGGCGACGACCAGTGGAGCAACATCCTGGGCGGCGCAGATCTCATCCGCAGAAAAGAGAAAAAGGAGGCCTATGGCCTGACCTGCACACTGCTCTTAAAGAGCGACGGTAACAAGATGGGCAAAACCGAGGGCGGCGCGCTCTGGCTGGATGCCGAGAAAACATCGCCCTACGAGTTCTACCAATACTGGCGCAATATCGCGGATGCAGACGTCCGCAACTGCCTGGCGCTGCTGACCTTCCTGCCCATGGAGGAAGTGGAGCGGCTGGGCGCGCTCAAAGATGAGAAGATCAACCAGGCTAAGGAAGTGCTGGCCTACGAGGTTACGCGCCAGGTACACGGCGAGGAGGAGGCCAAAAAGGCCCAGGCGGCGGCCAAGACGCTGTTTGCCGGCGCAGAGGGCGGCCAGGCTCCTACCACGGAGATCACCAAAGAGCAGTTTGCCGAAAATAATAAGGTCATCGACCTGATGATGCTGGCCGGGCTGACCAAATCTCGGGGCGAAGCCAGAAGGCTCATTGCCGGCGGCGGCGTGTCCGTCAACGGCGAGAAGGTGGCCGAAGAGCTGGCAGAGCTTTCGGATGCGGATATCCAGGACGGCGCGATCATGATCCGCAAGGGCAAGAAAGTGTTCCATAAGATCGTGGTGAAATAGCGCGGGCAAAGCGAGGGGGGCAGAGCAGTGGAAGAGCTAAGAGAATACCGGACTATTGCACAGCCCTGCACCACCTGCCAAGTGATCAAAAAGTCCAGATTCTATGGGCGGCTCTATCCGGCAGAGAGCATGGAGCAGGCGCAGGAAATTCTGGATGGCCTGAAAAAGCAGTTTTGGGATGCGAGCCATAACTGCAGCGCCATGATTTTTGGACAGATGCGGGAGTTTTCCCGGTGCAGCGACGACGGCGAGCCCCAGGGCACGGCGGGGATGCCCATGCTGGAAACTCTGCGGGGCAGCGGCCTGACGAATATTCTGGCCGTGGTTACCCGGTATTTCGGGGGGACGCTGCTGGGGACGGGCGGCCTGGTGCGGGCCTATGGCTCCAGCGTCTCGCTGGCGCTGGCCGAGGCCAAAAAAATCTGCTATAAGCCCCGGGTCGTCTTTTCGCTCAAACTTCCGTTCCGGCTCTGGGGCAAGGCGGAATCCCAGCTTCTGGCCGCAGGCTACGAGATCGGCGAGGTGCAGTATACGGATGCCGTCTCGGGCACGGTCTTTTCGGATTTCGGCGCAGAAGGCAGGCTGGCCAAGCTCATCAGCGAAATTTCGGCGGGCAAGGCCGCGCCGGTGGAGATAGAGCGGCGCTATCAGGTAATCGAAGAGCGCTAAGCCCTATGGCCTGGGAAATAAAAGAATGAAATTGATAAAATAAAGGAGAGATGGCAATGAAACTGGAGTTTATCCAAAGAGATGTTCTGAAGGAAAAACCGAAAGACGAGACAAAACTGGGCTTCGGGCGGATTTTTACCGACTATATGCTCATGATGAAGCGCGATGGGCAGCGCGGCTGGTATCATGCGGCGATTGAGCCGTATGCCAACCTTTCGCTTTCCCCTGCGGCCACGGTTCTGCACTATTCCCAGGAGGTTTTTGAGGGGCTGAAGGCATACCGCGCAGAGGATGGCAGAGTGCTCATGTTCCGGCCCTGGGATAACGTGAAGCGCCTGGCGACTTCCGCAGAGCGCATCTGCATGGCCCCCTTCGACGGCGAGTTTTTCCTGAACTCTCTGTATGAGCTCATCAAAACCGAGCAGGACTGGATCCCCACTTCCCCCGGCACATCGCTGTATATCCGGCCGACGTATATCGGCGTGGATCCGTTTGTGGGCGTGCGCCCGGCAGAGGAATACCTGCTGTATGTCATCCTCTCTCCCTCCGGCGCATACTATGCTTCCGGCCTGTCCCCGGTGGATATCTATGTCGAGAGCAAATATGTCCGGGCGGTCAAGGGCGGCACGGGCCACCACAAGACGGGCGGCAACTATGCGGCCAGCCTGCTGGCCGGCGAAATTGCCCATAAGAAGGGCTTCGGCCAGGTGCTCTGGCTGGATGGCAAGGAGAATAAGTATGTCGAGGAAGTCGGCGCGATGAACATCTTCTTCAAGATCAAGGGCGAGCTGGTTACGCCTCCGCTGGGCGGCAGCATTCTGCCCGGCATCACGAGAGATTCCATCATCACGCTGGCAAAAGATATGGGCATCCCGGTCAGCGAGCGCAGAATCTCCGCAGAGGAGCTTTATGAGGCTTCTAGGGACGGCTCGCTGGAAGAGATCTTCGGCTCGGGCACGGCGGCTGTGGTCAGCCCGGTGGGCAAGCTGCTCTGGGAGGATAAGGAGATCATCCCCGGCGACGGCCAGATGGGCGAGACGACCAAACTGCTCTACGATACGCTGACGGGCATCCAGTATGGTAGAATTGAGGATAAATTCGGCTGGGTCAAGGAGATCAAATAGCGCTGCATGGTTAACGTTTTGTTAAAAATGCGGCCCTGAATTGACTATCCGGCGCGGATGGTTTAGAATAATACCGTATTATTAGGTTTTCTGGTAATACGGTATTTTTTATTCGTCAAATACCCCGCGTGGGTTGCCTGAATGGAGGGTAAGAATGGAGCATAGTTTTTCGCTTAGAAAAATGATGGCGGTGCTGCTGGTGGCGGTGCTGGCCTTTGGAGTTTTATGGATGCCTTCGTCTGCAAAAGCTGCGGGCGACAATATGGAGATGACGGTGGAATTCTCGCCGACTTCGCTCTCTTCCAGCGGAGAGGTGAAGGTGCGCGCGGTGGTCAGCAACCGGGGCGACGATGTCTCCAATGTTACGGTAACTGTGGGCGATAAGCAGGTTGCCAGCTGGAGCAGCTTTATCGCGGGCAACTCGGATGCCGCAGAATACTCCTACACAGTCAAGGATTCGGAGATCGGCTCGAATATCCCGGTCGTGCTTAACTATGAGTATAACGGCGAGAGCAAGAAAATCTCCAAGAGCTTTAAAGTCGCCAAAAAAGAGGCGAACGTCAAAGTCAGCACGGCGGTGAAAGTCGATAAAAACGTCGTTCCCAAGGAGACCAAAGTCGAGTTTACTTTTGTCGTGGAAAACCAGGGCGATACGACCATCGAGAACTGCACGATCTCCGCGCCGGTGCTCAACGGCGGCAATGCCGTCAGCAAGGCGTTTTCCGTCGCGCCGGGGGATGTCAAGTATATCACCTATACCGGCACGATCATGAAGACCATTAATGTCGAGCCGACGCTCAAATACACGGCCGCAGGCAAGAATTACAGCCGCAATATGGAGAGCCTCAAGGTTACCATGTCCTCGGCCTCCCTTTCCATGGCGGCAACTGCGGAGTCTACTACAATAGAAGCCGGGGAAAACGCCAAGTTCAACCTGGTGATCAAAAACGACGGCAATGTGGATCTCAAGAACCTGGTCGTCAAGGATGCCTCGGGCAATACCGTCCCTCTGGGTACTTCCACCATCAAAGAGGGTGCGACGCTGACGGCGGATGTTTCGGATACGCTGACGGCCAGCAAGACCTATTCCTTCACGGCGACCTGCGAGGACGATTCGGGAGAGACGTATACCTTCCAGTCCAACGAGATGGAGATCACCGTCGAGCAGAAAGAGGAAGTAGACTATCAGAAAGATCTCTCTCTAAGTGTAACGGTAGATCAGAGCAGCTATGCGCAGACGGGCAAAGTAACCTTCAAGCTGGTGCTCAAAAACCAGGGCGAGGGGATATTCACGGATGTTACGATTTCGGAAGAGACGCTGGGCAATTTGGGGACGTACGACGTCCTGATGCCAGGCGAAAAAGATATCGATACAGAGGCCGAGCTCTCCGAGAATGCGGTGTTCCGCTTCAAAGTGAGCGCCACAGATCCGGACGGCAAGGCAGTGGCAGTTTCCAGCAGCGATGTTCCGGTCGAAGTAAAGGAAGAGAAAAAGGCTTCCTCCGGGCTGGGCACAGCCATTTGGATTGTGGTGATCGTATTCATTCTGATGGTTGCGGCGGGCATTGCGCTCATCATCCTGGTCAATAAGGAAAAGAAGAACCAGAAAAAGCTGCCCCCAAAAAACTCTCCCGCAAGGCCGGAGACGCGCCGCCCGAGAGTCGAGCGCGTTTCGCCGGCGGCTGCCGCTTCGCCGGTTTCCGAGCGCTATGAGCGTCCGGAGCCCAAGGGCAATTTCCGGGATTTCGAACTGGAAGCGGATGAGGAAGAGCCGGAGGCAGAGCAGGAAGAGACGCTGCGGGAAGAGCAAGAGCAGCGGCCGGCTATGCGGCGGAAGGTTGCTCCCAAAGTAGATCCTTCGGATTTTGAAGACCGCAACAATTTCTAAAAGACAAAAAGCGGGCGCCCCGTGGGCGCCCTTTTTGTGTTGAGGAAAAAATAAAAAATACTTGTTCTCTAAATGAATTGTGCCGGGCCTCGGCGGGCCGGGCTGATCGAGCTGAAAGGCAATAGGCGCTTTGTATCGCGCATAATCGGCAGCTTTTTCTCTGTAATTTCATCATAATACATTTTATTACAAAAGTAAAGATAATTTACTACAAAAATGTAATAAATTTATGAAAAATGTACTATATGCTCCAAAAGCCGCGTTGCGCGAATCACCGCTTTATAGTATAATATTTCTACCCGTTACTGAAATCGAAGATTTCAAACGGGTTCCATAAATATTGAATCATGAGCGCTGCTCCGCTTCGCCGCAGCGCAAGAGAGGGAAGCAAGCTTCCGCTTGCTCCGATCATGATATAATATTTCTGCCCGCCCGCTGCGGCATTGGCAGGAGGGTAAGATACGAGTAATATGCCCGGCAGGGCGATAGAAGAGGGGAAAAGATGGCGCATTTTACATTCGATGCCGTAGTGAAAATTGGGTCTATGGCGCTCATTCGAAAAGAGGATAACGACCTGGATTATAATATCATTTCCAGATTGGCGCACGATCTGCGGCCAGGCTATATTCTGGTCAGCTCGGGCGCGGCGGAAATCGGGAGAATCGACTATATGAAGCGCAATGGCAGCGAGCTCAAAGGCGATTTGGAAGAAATCAAGACGGATTATTCTTCCCAGGGGCAGGCCATTTTGATGGGGCTCTACCGGGATTTTATCGACCCCAAATACTCTGTTCGGCAGATGCTGGTGGAGCACAGCCACTTCAACGAGCCGGAAAAGGCAGAGCATCTGCGCAAGCTCTTTTTCCGGGCGGCCAATCAGAACGCCATCCCCATCGTCAACTACAACGACCCTGTGAGCAATGAGGAGACGCGGCGTTTTGAGATCGCGTCCTTGCGCCAAAATAAAGGGGACGGGGAAGTGGTGGAATGCGTGGATAACGACGAGACGGCGGTTGTCGTCAGCCAGCTGGTCGGGGCAGAGCGCCTGGTCATTCTGACCTCCACAGAGGGTATTTATAAGGACCCCAAAGATGCCTCCACTTTGATCGAGGAAGTGCGCGGCTCTTCGGCAGAGGAGATCGATGCGAAAATCGATGAGATGCTGGCCTATTGCAGCGGGGCCTCCAGGGTGGGGGCGAACGGCGCCAAGGCCAAGCTGATGTTTGCCAAGCGCGCTCTGGAAAATGGGACGGATGTTGTCATCGCCAGCGCGGCGCACCGGCTTTCGGATATTATGGATGGGAAAGTCCGCTGTACGCGGCTGATGATCGACTGAGCAAAAAAGGCCCCAAAGAGCAGCTCTTTGGGGCCTTTTTTGCGCCCAAATTTCGGCGCGGGAGCGGCGGTGCGGCGAAATTTTCCGAAAAGAGGGAAAAAGGCTTGTGGGGCATGCAGGCCTTGGGTTATACTGGAGATATCCGAGTATAAAAAAGAAAGAGGAATGAAGATGGAAAAGCGGAAAGCGAGCCTGGGCTTTTACTGCGGCGCCCTATTGTTTTGTTTTTACTTTACTTTCGGCATTTTTGGCTCGATGCTGACGATTTATCTGAGTGATCTTGGAAAGACGCCTGTGGAGATCGCGTTTGTACTCTCGGCATCCGGCATTTTCGCCATCGCGCTTCAGCCCGTCGTGGGCTTTTTGGACGACCGCATCAAGAACCGCAAGGCGCTGGGCGGCGCAATCCTGGGCCTGGCGGCGGTGGCGGCACTCTGCTTTACCATCACCCGGCAAACCTGGCTGCTGTTTTTGCTGGATGGCCTGGTGCTCTCGGGGATGAGCAGCCTTCTGCCCATCTTTGAAAAGATCGCGACCTCCGGTCCCTATCGCTACGGCTCGGTGCGCATCTGGGGAAGCATCGGCTTTGCCGCGGCCTCTCAATTGGGCAGCATTTTATATGCGCACGTCTGGAACCGCTCGGTCTTTTTTGCGGCGGCAGCGGCGCTGTTTCTGACAATTTTCTTCTTAAGCCGCTTCAGCACGGCTTCCATGGCGCAGCAGCCTAGGGAAAAGAAGCAGCAGCCAAAAGACTGGCACCCAGCCAAAGCCCTGCTGGGCAGCAAGACGTATCTTCTGCTGTTGCTTCTGGCAGTGATTTTCGCCGGGCTCTCTGTGATGAACGAGACGTATCTCTCGCTGTTTTTGACGGACAGCGGGTTTACTGTGCCGCAATCGGGTTTGGTGCTCGCGCTGGCCGTTTTAATGGAAATTCCGCTGCTTCTGTTTTCGCATCGGTATATGGATGGGCTTTCAGGCAAGCAGCTGCTGTTCCTGGTGTTCGGCAGTCTGGGCATCCAGTTTGCCGGCTGCTGGCTGATCTCCATAAACTGGATCGTTGCCGCCTGCGTCGTGCTGCTGCGGGCCATCGGCAGCAATATGCTGTTTGTGATGGTAACCATCAAGATTACCGCGGGTGCAGTAGACGAGGCATATTCCTCCACAGCGCTGGGCATTGTGGAGATGGTAAAATCCATCGGAACCATTCTGTTCCAGGCGTTCAGCGGCTTTTTAGTGAAAGCGAAGGGGTTTGCCGGGCTTTATGCAGTCGCGACGATTCTGGCGGCGGCCGGGCTGGTCATCTGCCTGCTCATGCGCACAAAGCCCCAGGCCGAGCGGGCGCTGTTTTCGGGAAGCAAGAGCTGAGGGAGCAGCAGAAAAGAGTGTTTTCGAGGCATGGCATAGCGCCGTGCCTTTTTTATCCGCAAAAAGCGGCCATTGTCGCGGCGGGTGCGGCAGTTTTTATCTCGGCTTCCTTGCAGAAGCGGCAGAGAAAAGCAATAGCTGACAAAGGCGATAGCAATGTAACTTGGTGCGTACGGAATTGCTCAAATGATACATTAATTTTTTGCGATGCTCAGATCGGCAGTCGGATTTATGTTGTCCGCTGTGCTATTGCAAAGGTGGTGCAGTGCGGGCAAATAAAAAAGAATGCCGAATTTCTTCGGCATTCTTTTTGGTTGACAGAGCGGTTAGTTCTGCTCTGCTTTGTTCTTGTAATTCTCGTAGCGCTCTTTTGCCTCTTCTTCTGCCCGAGCGAACAGAACTTCAGCATCCTGCGGGAACATCTTCTGGAGCGTGCGGTAGCGCGTCTCTCCGGTGATGAAGTCGCGGTAGCTGCCGGTGGGCTCTTTGGAATCCAGCGTGAAGGGATTCTTGCCCTCTTCCTTGAGCGCCGGGTTGAAGCGGTAGAGCTGCCAGTAGCCAGCTTCCACAGCCTTCTTCTCCTCCAGCTGCGCCTTGCCCATGTTGATGCCATGGTTGATGCAGGGGGAGTAGCAGATGACCAGGGACGGGCCGTCGTAGGCTTCTGCTTCGTTCATCGCCTTGACGAGCTGCGCCTGGTTTGCACCCATCGCGCAGGAAGCGACGTAGATATAGCCGTAAGTCATCGCGATAGAGCCAAGGTCTTTCTTCTTGGTTCTCTTGCCGGCAGCAGCGAACTTGGCAACTGCGCCGGTCGGGGAAGACTTGGATGCCTGGCCGCCGGTGTTGGAATAAACCTCGGTATCCAGAACCAGGATGTTGATATCCTCATCCATGGCCAGAACGTGGTCTACACCGCCGTAGCCAATGTCGTATGCCCAGCCGTCGCCGCCGATGATCCAGATGGATTTCTTGATGAACAGGTCTGCATCTGCATCCAGAGCCTGAAGAGCCGCTTTCGCATCGCCGGAAGCTGCGGCAATCGCAGCGGGAAGCTCTGCCTTGATGACCTTCGCGCAGGCCTTGGTGTTGTCTGCATCCTTGGGAGCGGCAGCCCATTTCTCCAGCGCTTCCTTGAGCGCGCCGGATACGATGCCGTCTTCCAGAACTTTTGCGACTTTATCTTTGAGCGCGGCGCGTCTCTGCAGATATGCCAGCGCCATGCCGTAGCCGAACTCCGCGTTATCCTCGAAGAGGGAGTTTGCCCAAGCCGGGCCATGGCCTTCTTCGTTGACGGTATACGGGCAGGTCGGCGCGGAACCGCCATAGATGGAGGAGCAGCCGGTTGCGTTTGCGATGATCATGCGGTCGCCGAACAGCTGGGAAACCAGCTTGACGTAGGGCGTCTCGCCGCAGCCTGCGCATGCGCCCGAGAACTCGAACAGCGGCTGCAGATACTGGCTGCCGATGACGGTGGATTTATTGACGGAAATCTCCGGGCGGGGCAGCTCGACTGCGAACTCCCAGTTGGCCTCTTCCGTCTTGCAGCTTTCTGCCAGAGGCTCCATCTCCAGCGCTTTCTGCTTAGCCGGGCAAACTTCTACGCAGTTGCCGCAGCCCGTGCAGTCCAGCGGGGAGAGCTGCATGCGGAACTTGTATCCAGCGACGTCCTTGCCGCGGGCATCTTTGGTGATGTATGCAGCAGGAGCATCGGCCAGGTCCTCTTCCTTGGCCAGGAACGGACGGATGCAGGCATGCGGGCAGACCAGCGAGCACTGGTTGCACATGATGCAGTTTTCCGGAATCCACTTGGGAACGTTGACGGCAATGCCTCTCTTCTCGTACTTGGTCGTGCCCGTGGGAACGAAGCCTCTCGGGTCGAAGGTAGAGACGGGCAGTGCATCGCCCTTCTGCGTCGCGATGGGGTGGATGACTTCCTTGAAGTATTCGTTCTCAGCGACTTTCGCCGGCTCAGCGCCGGTGGTCGCCTCTGCCCAGGAAGCGGGGTAGTTGATCTCCTGAACCTGGGAGATAGCCACGTCGATGGCCTTCCAGTTCATGTTGACGATATCGTCGCCCTTCTTGCCATAGGTCTTCTTGACGGCCGCCTTCATGTATTCCACAGCGTCCGCCTCGGGAATGACACCGGCAATCTTGAAGAAAGCTGCCTGCAGGCACATGTTGATTCTGCCGCCCAGGCCGACTTCTCTCGCGATTTTCACGCCGTCGATGTTGTAGAACTTCAGCTTCTTAGAAGCGATCTCTCTCTTCATGGAAGCCGGGAGCTGGTTCTCCATATCTTCGGGCGTCCAGGGGCTGTTCAGCAGGAAGGTGCCGCCCTCTTTGATGCCCTCCAGAACGTCGTAGCGCGTGACGTAGCTGGGGTTGTGGCATGCGACGAAATCTGCGACGTCGATGAGATAGGTCGACTGAATGGGCGTTTTGCCGAAACGCAGATGGGAAATCGTGATGCCGCCGGACTTCTTGGAGTCGTAGCTGAAGTAGCCCTGGGCATACATATCCGTGTGGTCGCCGATGATCTTAATGGTGTTCTTGTTGGCGCCGACCGTACCGTCCGAGCCAAGGCCGAAGAACTTCGCGCGGAAGCAGCCTTCGGGAGCGGCGTCGATCTGCTCGTGAATTTCCAGGGAAGTGCCCGTAACGTCGTCTACGATGCCGACGGTGAAGTGGTTCTTGGGCTCTGCCGCGGCCATGTTGTCGTAAACAGCCTTGACCATGGTGGGCGTGAACTCTTTGGAGCCCAGGCCATACCGGCCGC from Christensenellaceae bacterium 44-20 carries:
- a CDS encoding PLP-dependent aminotransferase family protein, whose translation is MEYLFAERFDRVEGSAIRAIFSLLGDPEIISFAGGNPSPKTFPADKLAGYAAKLIREQGDSVLQYGGTLGTADLLGQVQKLFEAEGLSPKKEELIILSGSSQGIDLLTKTLINPGDRIIVESPTFLGAIQTFKMYQAELIEAEMDEHGLVIADLEEKIAKYQPKFIYTIPTFQNPTGRTLPAERRRQIAQLAEKYGVIILEDDPYAALRYAGEAQPSIKSFDRANRVVKLMSFSKTISPGLRVGAAYAPAEIIAKFNLGKQGQDVHTSNLTQGLVCEYIKEGAYFDGIAANCAYYAGKLDAMYAAAQKYFPKGTKLVRPEGGMFLWAELPEGIDATALFEEAVRRKVAYVPGTHFYAYGGHDNTLRLNYTMADEAQIEKGMQLLGELFTDGGNERR
- the tyrS gene encoding tyrosine--tRNA ligase, producing the protein MKNAFEVLQERGFVKQVTHEGLEELLAKEKVTFYIGFDPTADSLHVGHFVALMAMAHMQRAGHRPIVLLGGGTGMIGDPSGKSDMRKMMTTETIDHNVAQFRKQIGRFLDFGEGKAIMVDNAEWLRDLNYIEFLREVGAHFSVNRMLTAECYKRRLEKGLTFLEFNYMLMQSYDFLELNRRYGCKLEMGGDDQWSNILGGADLIRRKEKKEAYGLTCTLLLKSDGNKMGKTEGGALWLDAEKTSPYEFYQYWRNIADADVRNCLALLTFLPMEEVERLGALKDEKINQAKEVLAYEVTRQVHGEEEAKKAQAAAKTLFAGAEGGQAPTTEITKEQFAENNKVIDLMMLAGLTKSRGEARRLIAGGGVSVNGEKVAEELAELSDADIQDGAIMIRKGKKVFHKIVVK
- a CDS encoding YigZ family protein; translated protein: MEELREYRTIAQPCTTCQVIKKSRFYGRLYPAESMEQAQEILDGLKKQFWDASHNCSAMIFGQMREFSRCSDDGEPQGTAGMPMLETLRGSGLTNILAVVTRYFGGTLLGTGGLVRAYGSSVSLALAEAKKICYKPRVVFSLKLPFRLWGKAESQLLAAGYEIGEVQYTDAVSGTVFSDFGAEGRLAKLISEISAGKAAPVEIERRYQVIEER
- a CDS encoding branched-chain amino acid aminotransferase, with product MKLEFIQRDVLKEKPKDETKLGFGRIFTDYMLMMKRDGQRGWYHAAIEPYANLSLSPAATVLHYSQEVFEGLKAYRAEDGRVLMFRPWDNVKRLATSAERICMAPFDGEFFLNSLYELIKTEQDWIPTSPGTSLYIRPTYIGVDPFVGVRPAEEYLLYVILSPSGAYYASGLSPVDIYVESKYVRAVKGGTGHHKTGGNYAASLLAGEIAHKKGFGQVLWLDGKENKYVEEVGAMNIFFKIKGELVTPPLGGSILPGITRDSIITLAKDMGIPVSERRISAEELYEASRDGSLEEIFGSGTAAVVSPVGKLLWEDKEIIPGDGQMGETTKLLYDTLTGIQYGRIEDKFGWVKEIK
- a CDS encoding uridylate kinase — protein: MAHFTFDAVVKIGSMALIRKEDNDLDYNIISRLAHDLRPGYILVSSGAAEIGRIDYMKRNGSELKGDLEEIKTDYSSQGQAILMGLYRDFIDPKYSVRQMLVEHSHFNEPEKAEHLRKLFFRAANQNAIPIVNYNDPVSNEETRRFEIASLRQNKGDGEVVECVDNDETAVVVSQLVGAERLVILTSTEGIYKDPKDASTLIEEVRGSSAEEIDAKIDEMLAYCSGASRVGANGAKAKLMFAKRALENGTDVVIASAAHRLSDIMDGKVRCTRLMID
- a CDS encoding MFS transporter — encoded protein: MEKRKASLGFYCGALLFCFYFTFGIFGSMLTIYLSDLGKTPVEIAFVLSASGIFAIALQPVVGFLDDRIKNRKALGGAILGLAAVAALCFTITRQTWLLFLLDGLVLSGMSSLLPIFEKIATSGPYRYGSVRIWGSIGFAAASQLGSILYAHVWNRSVFFAAAAALFLTIFFLSRFSTASMAQQPREKKQQPKDWHPAKALLGSKTYLLLLLLAVIFAGLSVMNETYLSLFLTDSGFTVPQSGLVLALAVLMEIPLLLFSHRYMDGLSGKQLLFLVFGSLGIQFAGCWLISINWIVAACVVLLRAIGSNMLFVMVTIKITAGAVDEAYSSTALGIVEMVKSIGTILFQAFSGFLVKAKGFAGLYAVATILAAAGLVICLLMRTKPQAERALFSGSKS
- the nifJ gene encoding pyruvate:ferredoxin (flavodoxin) oxidoreductase, translating into MAQKLTIDGNTAAAHVAYAFSDVGAIYPITPSSPMAEACDEWAAQGRKNIFGQRMKMSELQSEAGASGAVHGSLAAGAFTSTFTASQGLLLMIPNMYKISGELLPCVFHVSARALAAHALSIFGDHADVMAARQTGFAMICGNSVQEVMDMAAIAHLSTLKAKVPFVNFFDGFRTSHEVSKIEMLDYDDLASMIDWDAVKEFRARALNPEHPHQQGTAQNPDIYFQNREAANKYYLATPEIVQNTMDEFAKKFGRAYHLFDYVGAPDAERVIVLMGSGAEAAEEAVNYMNARGEKVGMVKVHLYRPFSAKAFVDAIPASVKSVTVLDRTKEPGSLGEPLYEDVIAALFEQGRMLKVLGGRYGLGSKEFTPTMVKAVYDNMAAAEPKNHFTVGIVDDVTGTSLEIHEQIDAAPEGCFRAKFFGLGSDGTVGANKNTIKIIGDHTDMYAQGYFSYDSKKSGGITISHLRFGKTPIQSTYLIDVADFVACHNPSYVTRYDVLEGIKEGGTFLLNSPWTPEDMENQLPASMKREIASKKLKFYNIDGVKIAREVGLGGRINMCLQAAFFKIAGVIPEADAVEYMKAAVKKTYGKKGDDIVNMNWKAIDVAISQVQEINYPASWAEATTGAEPAKVAENEYFKEVIHPIATQKGDALPVSTFDPRGFVPTGTTKYEKRGIAVNVPKWIPENCIMCNQCSLVCPHACIRPFLAKEEDLADAPAAYITKDARGKDVAGYKFRMQLSPLDCTGCGNCVEVCPAKQKALEMEPLAESCKTEEANWEFAVELPRPEISVNKSTVIGSQYLQPLFEFSGACAGCGETPYVKLVSQLFGDRMIIANATGCSSIYGGSAPTCPYTVNEEGHGPAWANSLFEDNAEFGYGMALAYLQRRAALKDKVAKVLEDGIVSGALKEALEKWAAAPKDADNTKACAKVIKAELPAAIAAASGDAKAALQALDADADLFIKKSIWIIGGDGWAYDIGYGGVDHVLAMDEDINILVLDTEVYSNTGGQASKSSPTGAVAKFAAAGKRTKKKDLGSIAMTYGYIYVASCAMGANQAQLVKAMNEAEAYDGPSLVICYSPCINHGINMGKAQLEEKKAVEAGYWQLYRFNPALKEEGKNPFTLDSKEPTGSYRDFITGETRYRTLQKMFPQDAEVLFARAEEEAKERYENYKNKAEQN